The nucleotide sequence TGGGTTAGTTCTAGACCAGATGTAACCGGAACAGAACCTTCCATTAGAGTCACTGTGTCTCTCcagaatattttcccagaaGTGTTGAGGATCCTCAGGTCATCAGGGTGGTTCTGGTAAATGGGTCTTTGGGTTCTTCTGGGTCAGTTCATCCAGGTAACGGGAACTGAATCTGGGAATGTTTTCCCCAAATTCATTCAAGACCCTTTGGCAACTTTTTATGccaaaagatataaaaaatgttattttattagcaTCTTTTTGTTGCCCTTTATGAAAAACGCAGCGCTGTGTAGTGGGACACAGTTCATACAAAACGTTTGTAGAAGCTTCAATCCACTCAGtgccaaaagtattcatagccAGTCCTGGcttaatgttttgatttttatcacaGGGAAATTCAAAAGTTCTGTCTTCTACAATAACTTTCAATGGTTATTTTTTATGAGGCTCCATAAATTTCTGACTGAATGCTGAAGTTGTGTCTCTGCCTGATGCAGAGTAACCCTGTGAGGGATTCACCCTCAATAACTGGACCCATTCTAACTAATTCAACcggtaaatgtttttatgaggGGGAAGgtcgatttatttatttaagattttattctaATCATTCTCTCattcgggctgcacagtggtgcagttggtagagctgttgccttgcagcaagaaggttctaggtttgattcctggccccggtctttctgcatggagtctccatgttctccctgtgcatggtgggttttctccggtttcctcccacagtcaaaaaacatgactgtcaggttaattggcctctccaaattctccctaggtgtgtgtgcatggttgtttgtcttgtgtgtctctgtgttgccctgcgacagactggcgacctgtccaggtgaccccgcctctcgcccagaatgttagctggagaggcagcagcagctcctgaccccactaagggacaagggtgttagaaaatggatggatggcattctctccttctctttgaggtcacctggtcatgtgttgccatggaaacgcgCCCATGAGTAGTGCTGATATTTTACACACAAGTCGCAGGTATAAAGATGAACATGGTGAGAGAAACGGGGGTTAATATacgctgacctttgacctgcggTGACGATGCgctgcagccacaaactgtATCTGTGGACAATAATAAACTACAAAGAGTCAAAACTCACATAAATCCACTGAAAGCTGATTCagttatttagaccaagaaTCAAACCTgatgattttattgtttcaacgatgaaactgaaccacatttatcctcaataagctgaaaataaagaaaataaagtaaaggaGGGTGAAACCATGAAGAGGAAACTCATCGTCTGAAAGCATCTGTGGCTCATTTCATTCTGACTGGAGAGAAAACAGCTGGTCAGCAGATGGACCCACCAGGTTTGGTTCTGAAGGTCCATCAGCAGCTGATCCAGGTGAGCCTGAGGAGCTCTGATGGAGGATTGATCACTGATCAGATTGATCAGCTTTAGATTCATCCTGGATCTGAGCAGAACTTGGAGCCCagcggtaccggtaccggtccagctgcagccagTGGAGCCGGCCGCTTTGTGAAAGCGCCTTATGGACAGAAAGCATCAAGTAAATGAAGCTCCTGCTGCTGATTCCTGTCTGCAGGACAAACGTCCACATTCCCActcagctgctctgctgcctgTAAATCCGGATTGATGAAGGAAAGATGAGCAGCACGGATTCAAACATCTGGTTTTTTAGTGCGTcgcatttttctaaatttgtcctacgccaagttttagtgtgaaaactgcaaaCTCTTATGCATGAGGCCGTTGGTGTTTTCAGTCAACCTCACTGGCGAAATCAACAGTTTAAGAGgaatgttttggattttgtttgggcccagattgtttttttttgctttaggttTGAGTTGCTAAAGTTAATTCtaattatgtaaatgttttgctATAAATATAGTTGAGCACATACGTGTATTTTCTATCTGGAAATGTAAATACTGTCTCCACCCCTTAATTAGACCTGGTATGAGGTAATGATTTTACTTAGAACAACCATCAACCTCTTATTGATGGTTGAGAAAGGTGGAAATGATGTCGTAAACTGCAGAAGGGTTTTAAACAAAGTATGTGTAAAAAAGATTCAGAGCTCTACAACTTTTGGATCCAGCctggtttttatctttttggtGGCCATTATTTTGTTACCTTGGCCATTTTTGTAGGCTTGAAAAGATTTTGACACGGCTCTTAAATTCAACATGGCCAGTTTGACACATTTCACAGCCTTTGACTGGAGGATTTGGGTATTGATAGAATAGATGGAATAGGGGTGAGGCTCTAGAAGGCTCTAGACTGAAAGTAAGAACTACAGTTTTATGATTTCTAAAATGTAGTGGAAGCCGATGTAAAGACATTTAAACTGGAGTCATGTTGGTTAAAACACTTTCAGCAGCAATCTGAACTGTCTGCAAACGGTCAAGGTCCTTCTTATTCAATCACATGAAAATACTGTTTTAATTATCCACCTCAGGTGTTTCTTGGGGTTTTGACCTGGGTCTCTTGCTGTTCATCGTCTAACTTCTccacatttgttacattttccatAAACATATTCACTTTCACTGCTACATTGATGAGATCCAGCTCTATGTCATCCAACCCTAATTCCACACTCTCGCCTTTGGGACACGACATCTTCATGTGTCAATGGTTACTAGGATGCAGGTTGGATGTTTCTTAGGAGGACCAGTCTGTTGCTGTTTCAGCCTGAGCCAGACATGAACTCCTCCAGGATTCTCGGAACATCCTTGAATAATACCTCTGTTTTTCAGGGAACAGAGGTCAAAGATCTTCCCGTTGACCTTTGACTCTGTTAGTTGTTTAACCTGTAATGTACTTGTTTCAAAGTCCGGCTGACTTACTGTGTGTCCATCAGGTGATCCGTCAGGGACGCGGCGAGATCGTCCCGTGGCGGCAGCCCTCAGAGAAGTTTGATGTTGATGCCAGGAACTACCTGCCCTGTCCTCTCTGCCTCGGCTTCTTCCTCCGAGCCGACCTCTGGAGACACCAAGTGTCCTGTCGGAAAAAGCTTGCCATTGACCCGTCCAAAGGCCCTAGCCCCTCAGTGGAGACCTCCTCTGACGAGGCATTTCCTTCTTTAGAGTCCATAGGTGAACTTACCTTAGATCCAGCTGAGAAAGTGCCTGCACAGGCCTCGAATCAGAGCTCTGAGCACGAGAAGAGTCAGATCCTGACTTCTGAGCCCAGTGTAAATCAGAACCAGGACTCGGCACAGAACCTCCCTAAGAGAAGGACCAGAGTTCAGGCTGCAGCATCCCGCCTGCTGCCGATCTCTAGCAGTGCGTCAGAGGGCGTCAGTGAGATCCTGCACCGCATGAACCAGGACAACGTCTCTTATGAGGTCTGTACACCTTCACCTTCTAATGTTTACCTGTCTCTCACTCTGTCCACTCTCTAACTCCTCCCTCTGTGTCTTCCCAGGTGAagtctgattggctgatttgtaAGTACGGCAACAAGCTGCTGGAGAACCAGGACGGCAACCAGCGGAGCTATGAGTATGTCAGCCAGAAGCTCCGGGAACTTGGTCGCCTGCTGCTGGCCGCTAAGTCTCTGGACTCTGAGGTCCAGACCCTGCAGGACCTGCTGGCACCGGGTCAGCTCAGCCTGGCACTCTCTGCTGCCAGGAAGGCTGCAGGCTACCGGTGGAGCCGGCCCCCGCTGTCGGTGAAGACCACCCTGAAGACCGTCTGCGACATTGCCATTGGAGAAAGTCTTTTGGATGGAGACTGGGAGGCTGCAGCCAGAACCACCGACTTCTACCACTTGCTGGGGAGTGAGTGGGACAACCTGGGCCTCCAGAACCCTGATCCAGAACCGGGTAAGAACTGAGTCCACCTCAAACAGGTATCTATCGGAAGTACTTGATCACACATTCCAGTTTTgattctgcagctgcagcagatggagGAACCAAACCCAAGAAACGAACGGGCCTGACCAGAATCAACAAAGACCCGAGAACCGATGGTGAGTTCTGACCCAGACTGATGAAAGCTACTGATCACAAACCAAGAGTCGTTTTCCAGCAGGAGGTCCTctacattttcaggtttttctcctGTAATGACACCACCCGTCCACCAGATGGTGCTGTTTTCACCCTAGTCTGTCTCCCTGCAGTGCTGTCCAGATTTGGGTCCAGCCCTGAGGTTCCCTTGGTTCCTCCAGAGTCCAGACTACAGAACCCAGCCCCAGGTGGGTCATAAGTCCATCATAACCTCTGTAGGTCCATCTTGTCTCTGGTCTTTTAAAGTGTCCTCTGTCCTTCAGTTCCTTTCTGTCCCAGGAAGGCCCAGCGCCGGCCCTGGTCTTCTGCAGAGAAGGACGCCATCTGGAGACAGTTAGGGGACCATGTTCTGCTCCAGACAGTACCGGGCAAGGAGGTCTGTCAGCGCTGTTTGGATCTGGAACCAGTCCTCAAGGGGAGACACTGGAAGGACGTTAAGAACCAGATTCACAACCAGATCCAGAGCCAGAAGAAGCAGCAGTTCCACGCTCAGATGAACCAGGaggaaaatcaacaaatccaagcacagaaccagaaccaaaagaaGCAGAACCTCCAGTCTGACCAACCACAACATAACCAGCAGAAGCAGCCACATCAGTCCCAGGTGGAACAGATCTGTCAGAACTCTCAGTACCAGAAGAGCTCACAATACCAGGTCCCGATGAACCACCAAGCCCACGATAGTGTCCGGaaccagaagaagaagctggaccagcagaaccaggtcTACCCCCCTAAGAAGCAGCTCTTCCAGACCCGAATGGACCAGCAGAACCCCTGTGAGGTCCACAAGAAGCAGCTGTACCAAATggaccatcagaaccagcagctggagACCCGGGACACATCCGTGTTGCCGGTTCCACCTTACGATCCGGACGGACCACTCCGAGCTCACGGACACTCTCTGTTGGACCGGGAACCTCCAATCACTCCAtacccggttctgatccggaccCCTGGGCCCCACATGGAACCTCTATTGACCAGAAGTGACTGGACCGAGGAGGCACTGGTTCAGAACTACCAGATAAACCGACCGATGGGCCAGAACCTCCTGCAGCACGTACCTACAGGAGGAGCACCATCGGACCCGCACTCTGGACGGGTCCACTTCTGATGGACAGGTCCAAAGGTGCCACGTCTGTCTGTTGTATCGGAACCAGATCAACTGCCTTAAATTATCAAGATGGGAAGTTTATGATTTGCTGCTAAAGTTCTGGTGTTTGTCCTGAACTGGACCAACCTGTAGCATTGACAGTGTTGGGTTGGTTGATTAGTTGACTGGTTTCTGAACCCGATCCAGATTAAAATCACATTCTGCAATCAGAGGTTCTGTGAGTCTTCTGGTGCCAGAAATGGACCTGAGCTCAGATGGAGAACTTTAAGGTCCAGAGACCAagcaataaaaagcagaaacttttTCAGCCTGGCCCGGGAGTTTGGACCAAAGCTTCTCAGTGAACCCATACTAGTTCCTCAGCTACTGTTTCCAGATCTCTCCTCAGATTTTCTGTAGAACCCGACCTTCCTGTGGTTCCTTTAGAACCCTTCCTCAGGCTGAACCCATCTCTGAAATCTTAACTCATGGAAAAGTTCTGGTTGGTCCAAAAGTCATCATTCTGACAGAGATCCAGAGCCCAAATGAATCATAGCAGAACCATACTGATTTAATCTGATGGTTCCTCTTGGATCCGTTCCAGTTGTTTCACCCAAGTATATCCAGGGTTCTTCTGGGCTCCTGGACCGGGCTAATGGTTGGGTTCTAGATATGGGCCAACGGGCTCCAGTGCCCCTGTAGAACTGGTCCCGTCACCTGTTATGGTCCCAAACCTTGACCAGTTGGTCATTTGGACCAGTTTCATTTTTtacctttatatttttatttgaacaatgAATTAGTAATGAA is from Poecilia reticulata strain Guanapo unplaced genomic scaffold, Guppy_female_1.0+MT scaffold_125, whole genome shotgun sequence and encodes:
- the LOC103459832 gene encoding uncharacterized protein LOC103459832 isoform X1 is translated as MAQNLTRRFLEPTAAWLPALQRAAVRTRAAVRTRAAVRTCDVSSLLKISVVHTWCITVVMEIAVTMEEDANVGTVNPKVHPSPDRDPPKAVSSQARRRPMGRRGQKAKRRGLTEKRRGLVEKRRGLVEKRRGQEKEGVTVKRSLSDGKRRWDKKHYCVFCRRPQVKIARHLLRKHADQQEVLAASALPTGSKQRHLLLEHLRCRGNYLHNIEVIRQGRGEIVPWRQPSEKFDVDARNYLPCPLCLGFFLRADLWRHQVSCRKKLAIDPSKGPSPSVETSSDEAFPSLESIGELTLDPAEKVPAQASNQSSEHEKSQILTSEPSVNQNQDSAQNLPKRRTRVQAAASRLLPISSSASEGVSEILHRMNQDNVSYEVKSDWLICKYGNKLLENQDGNQRSYEYVSQKLRELGRLLLAAKSLDSEVQTLQDLLAPGQLSLALSAARKAAGYRWSRPPLSVKTTLKTVCDIAIGESLLDGDWEAAARTTDFYHLLGSEWDNLGLQNPDPEPAAADGGTKPKKRTGLTRINKDPRTDVLSRFGSSPEVPLVPPESRLQNPAPVPFCPRKAQRRPWSSAEKDAIWRQLGDHVLLQTVPGKEVCQRCLDLEPVLKGRHWKDVKNQIHNQIQSQKKQQFHAQMNQEENQQIQAQNQNQKKQNLQSDQPQHNQQKQPHQSQVEQICQNSQYQKSSQYQVPMNHQAHDSVRNQKKKLDQQNQVYPPKKQLFQTRMDQQNPCEVHKKQLYQMDHQNQQLETRDTSVLPVPPYDPDGPLRAHGHSLLDREPPITPYPVLIRTPGPHMEPLLTRSDWTEEALVQNYQINRPMGQNLLQHVPTGGAPSDPHSGRVHF
- the LOC103459832 gene encoding uncharacterized protein LOC103459832 isoform X3, whose amino-acid sequence is MEIAVTMEEDANVGTVNPKVHPSPDRDPPKAVSSQARRRPMGRRGQKAKRRGLTEKRRGLVEKRRGLVEKRRGQEKEGVTVKRSLSDGKRRWDKKHYCVFCRRPQVKIARHLLRKHADQQEVLAASALPTGSKQRHLLLEHLRCRGNYLHNIEVIRQGRGEIVPWRQPSEKFDVDARNYLPCPLCLGFFLRADLWRHQVSCRKKLAIDPSKGPSPSVETSSDEAFPSLESIGELTLDPAEKVPAQASNQSSEHEKSQILTSEPSVNQNQDSAQNLPKRRTRVQAAASRLLPISSSASEGVSEILHRMNQDNVSYEVKSDWLICKYGNKLLENQDGNQRSYEYVSQKLRELGRLLLAAKSLDSEVQTLQDLLAPGQLSLALSAARKAAGYRWSRPPLSVKTTLKTVCDIAIGESLLDGDWEAAARTTDFYHLLGSEWDNLGLQNPDPEPAAADGGTKPKKRTGLTRINKDPRTDVLSRFGSSPEVPLVPPESRLQNPAPVPFCPRKAQRRPWSSAEKDAIWRQLGDHVLLQTVPGKEVCQRCLDLEPVLKGRHWKDVKNQIHNQIQSQKKQQFHAQMNQEENQQIQAQNQNQKKQNLQSDQPQHNQQKQPHQSQVEQICQNSQYQKSSQYQVPMNHQAHDSVRNQKKKLDQQNQVYPPKKQLFQTRMDQQNPCEVHKKQLYQMDHQNQQLETRDTSVLPVPPYDPDGPLRAHGHSLLDREPPITPYPVLIRTPGPHMEPLLTRSDWTEEALVQNYQINRPMGQNLLQHVPTGGAPSDPHSGRVHF
- the LOC103459832 gene encoding uncharacterized protein LOC103459832 isoform X2; translation: MAQNLTRRFLEPTAAWLPALQRAAVRTRAAVRTRAAVRTCDVSSLLKISVVHTWCITVVMEIAVTMEEDANVGTVNPKVHPSPDRDPPKAVSSQARRRPMGRRGQKAKRRGLTEKRRGLVEKRRGLVEKRRGQEKEGVTVKRSLSDGKRRWDKKHYCVFCRRPQVKIARHLLRKHADQQEVLAASALPTGSKQRHLLLEHLRCRGNYLHNIEVIRQGRGEIVPWRQPSEKFDVDARNYLPCPLCLGFFLRADLWRHQVSCRKKLAIDPSKGPSPSVETSSDEAFPSLESIGELTLDPAEKVPAQASNQSSEHEKSQILTSEPSVNQNQDSAQNLPKRRTRVQAAASRLLPISSSASEGVSEILHRMNQDNVSYEVKSDWLICKYGNKLLENQDGNQRSYEYVSQKLRELGRLLLAAKSLDSEVQTLQDLLAPGQLSLALSAARKAAGYRWSRPPLSVKTTLKTVCDIAIGESLLDGDWEAAARTTDFYHLLGSEWDNLGLQNPDPEPADGGTKPKKRTGLTRINKDPRTDVLSRFGSSPEVPLVPPESRLQNPAPVPFCPRKAQRRPWSSAEKDAIWRQLGDHVLLQTVPGKEVCQRCLDLEPVLKGRHWKDVKNQIHNQIQSQKKQQFHAQMNQEENQQIQAQNQNQKKQNLQSDQPQHNQQKQPHQSQVEQICQNSQYQKSSQYQVPMNHQAHDSVRNQKKKLDQQNQVYPPKKQLFQTRMDQQNPCEVHKKQLYQMDHQNQQLETRDTSVLPVPPYDPDGPLRAHGHSLLDREPPITPYPVLIRTPGPHMEPLLTRSDWTEEALVQNYQINRPMGQNLLQHVPTGGAPSDPHSGRVHF